In one window of Poriferisphaera corsica DNA:
- a CDS encoding glycoside hydrolase family 5 protein: MSIKKHIGIVIGCLTLVSVLSVPVLAKAEPMEKLRIDGQYFVDGEGEMVALKGVNLGNWFLIEPWMFGVGEVNDHYGFWKKLSDRFGEDKVDALKEVHYANWITPRDFEGIKTFGFNVVRVPFHFERLETKAQDGTLREDAFKWLDKAVDMAEDAGLYVILDMHAVPGGQSVDAPSGRIGENNLWTDVKAQKRAASMWRAIAERYGKRGVIAAYDVMNEPWSDFTSDNRDDLVKITGMIHDAIREVDRDTLIWAAGSLRGVDFYGKPAERGWVNVGYTEHHYPGLFGGEPTVETHAKNLAYGLMGLDKMLAEKNVPYLIGEFNVVFDLVNNGALMRKYYDEYGKRGWAATMWSYKLVKSGGGIEPDGWYLSTNADAMRFPELETGSYDEFYELFGSWSSMPMALDEVLRERLTEKNPAPLNLPEYPVRREAPNQALAGWKSVEIGGAVKGGLEKLADGTMAVYGGGRDIWTNHDEFRYVYRPVNQRFAYHTVIESLEDIDQYTKSGLMLRSGAGDDAAMLLLHVFPNGEVVLARREKDGVNATEERLDYGQFPTGLSMSRDGDVVTIGYTNQAGKWIYREVKVPDGVKAKSMFGVATMSHRAGLLAKSVYQPIREGEPNQGIDRKIRRGENLLSNAGFEEAKNKQSDSDQAKQWDRWGQWMNRAEAKQAGADGKYALVYFHNRIPDGGNSGTWQDMKQAKPGQKYEFSVDAKMVDATSKKYLPKNVEVQFEGVDADGRSRLISKRNYRIETIYNSQDWMNLSVQGVANQEIVRVLIVVSPNEEDRRVGHLVFDNAQLVEINQ, from the coding sequence ATGTCGATAAAGAAACATATTGGGATAGTAATCGGTTGTTTGACATTGGTATCGGTGCTGAGTGTACCGGTGCTGGCGAAAGCTGAGCCGATGGAAAAGTTACGGATAGATGGGCAATATTTTGTGGATGGTGAAGGGGAGATGGTCGCGCTGAAGGGTGTGAATCTGGGGAATTGGTTCTTGATTGAGCCTTGGATGTTTGGGGTGGGAGAAGTGAACGATCATTATGGTTTCTGGAAGAAGCTGTCAGATCGTTTTGGTGAGGATAAGGTTGATGCACTAAAGGAAGTGCATTATGCGAATTGGATTACGCCGCGGGATTTTGAGGGGATTAAAACGTTTGGTTTTAATGTGGTGCGTGTGCCGTTCCATTTTGAGCGTTTGGAGACGAAGGCTCAAGATGGGACGCTTCGGGAGGATGCGTTTAAGTGGTTGGATAAGGCTGTGGATATGGCTGAGGATGCTGGGTTGTATGTGATCCTTGACATGCATGCTGTACCGGGTGGTCAGAGTGTTGATGCGCCGTCTGGCCGGATTGGTGAGAACAATCTGTGGACGGATGTGAAGGCACAGAAGCGTGCAGCGAGCATGTGGCGTGCGATTGCGGAGCGTTACGGTAAGCGTGGTGTGATTGCTGCGTATGACGTGATGAATGAGCCATGGAGTGACTTTACGTCGGATAATCGTGATGATCTTGTGAAGATTACAGGGATGATTCATGATGCGATACGTGAGGTTGACCGGGATACGTTGATCTGGGCGGCGGGGAGTCTGCGCGGCGTTGATTTTTATGGTAAACCTGCGGAACGTGGTTGGGTTAATGTTGGATATACCGAGCATCATTATCCGGGGCTATTTGGCGGCGAGCCAACGGTTGAAACGCATGCAAAGAATTTGGCATACGGGTTGATGGGTTTGGATAAGATGCTTGCAGAGAAGAATGTGCCTTACCTGATTGGCGAGTTTAATGTTGTATTTGATCTTGTGAATAATGGCGCATTGATGCGTAAGTATTATGACGAATACGGCAAGCGTGGTTGGGCTGCGACGATGTGGTCTTACAAGCTTGTGAAGTCGGGCGGGGGCATTGAGCCTGATGGCTGGTACTTGTCGACGAACGCAGACGCGATGAGGTTCCCGGAGCTTGAGACGGGGAGTTATGATGAATTTTATGAGCTGTTTGGTAGTTGGAGTTCGATGCCTATGGCGTTGGATGAAGTGCTGCGAGAACGGTTGACTGAGAAGAATCCGGCACCATTGAATCTGCCTGAATATCCGGTTCGACGTGAAGCGCCTAACCAAGCATTAGCTGGCTGGAAGAGTGTTGAGATTGGCGGAGCTGTGAAGGGCGGTCTGGAGAAGTTGGCGGATGGGACGATGGCTGTATATGGCGGCGGACGTGATATCTGGACGAATCATGACGAGTTTCGGTATGTGTATCGGCCTGTGAATCAGCGGTTTGCTTACCATACGGTGATTGAATCACTTGAGGATATTGACCAGTACACGAAATCAGGCTTGATGCTGCGAAGCGGCGCGGGTGATGATGCGGCGATGTTGTTGTTGCATGTGTTTCCGAATGGTGAAGTTGTGCTGGCAAGGCGTGAGAAGGATGGGGTGAATGCGACGGAAGAACGTCTTGATTATGGTCAGTTTCCGACGGGTCTTTCGATGAGTCGTGATGGTGATGTTGTGACGATTGGTTACACAAATCAGGCTGGTAAGTGGATTTACCGCGAGGTGAAAGTGCCTGATGGTGTGAAGGCGAAAAGTATGTTCGGTGTGGCGACAATGTCGCATAGAGCAGGGCTTTTGGCGAAGTCGGTGTACCAGCCGATCCGTGAGGGTGAACCTAATCAGGGGATAGACCGTAAGATTCGTCGTGGCGAAAATCTGCTATCAAATGCTGGTTTTGAAGAAGCTAAGAACAAGCAATCGGATTCGGATCAGGCGAAGCAGTGGGATCGTTGGGGGCAATGGATGAACCGTGCTGAGGCTAAGCAAGCAGGTGCTGATGGAAAGTATGCGTTGGTGTACTTCCACAATCGGATACCGGACGGCGGGAATTCGGGCACTTGGCAGGACATGAAGCAGGCGAAGCCAGGTCAGAAGTACGAATTTTCAGTTGATGCGAAGATGGTTGATGCCACTTCGAAGAAATATCTGCCTAAGAACGTTGAGGTTCAATTTGAAGGTGTGGATGCTGACGGTCGATCACGTTTGATATCAAAGCGTAATTATCGGATTGAAACGATCTACAACAGCCAAGATTGGATGAATTTGAGTGTTCAGGGTGTGGCTAATCAAGAGATAGTACGGGTATTGATTGTTGTCAGCCCGAATGAAGAAGACAGACGCGTTGGTCATCTAGTATTTGACAATGCTCAACTTGTCGAGATCAATCAATAA
- a CDS encoding glycoside hydrolase family 30 protein has translation MTQVTIGMEKESLVGRAEVYLTAKDTKDRLTQKCVESNKVEGDVVPIVVKKNVTYQEIEGFGGAFTEATAYTLSRMPKELRDQAIAAYFDEENGHKYNLCRTHINSCDFALGNYAYTEVDGDVDFEHWSLERDHEYLIPLIKDAMSVSEKGFKLFASPWSPPAWMKTNGKMNHGGKLKAEHGDTWARYIAKYVRDYETLGIPIWGLSVQNEPAAVQTWDSCIYESEDERDFVRDHLGPVLEKEGLDDKKLIVWDHNRDYLFERASTILDDPEAAKYIWGVGFHWYCNGNFENLSMTQEAYPNVKLLFTEGCQEGGPHIGSWDIGERYGYNMINDLNNHTVGWVDWNLVLDETGGPNHVGNLCSAPIIADTEKQELIFQSSYYYIGHFSRFIEAGAKRVLCSTCDREIHATAMVNPDGECVVVVMNQKDEAKAVELRGVSDEMIGFELPAHSIATFVMK, from the coding sequence ATGACTCAAGTAACCATTGGTATGGAAAAAGAAAGTTTAGTTGGCCGAGCGGAAGTGTATCTGACGGCTAAGGATACGAAGGATCGTTTGACACAGAAGTGTGTTGAAAGCAACAAGGTTGAGGGCGATGTCGTTCCGATCGTTGTAAAGAAAAATGTGACGTATCAGGAGATTGAAGGCTTTGGTGGCGCGTTCACTGAGGCGACAGCCTATACGCTATCACGCATGCCAAAAGAGCTGCGTGATCAGGCGATTGCAGCCTATTTCGATGAAGAAAATGGGCATAAGTACAACTTGTGCAGGACTCACATTAACTCGTGTGACTTTGCGTTGGGCAATTATGCTTATACGGAGGTTGACGGTGATGTTGATTTTGAGCATTGGAGCCTTGAGCGTGATCATGAATATTTGATCCCGCTGATTAAGGATGCGATGTCTGTGAGTGAGAAGGGGTTTAAGTTGTTTGCGTCGCCGTGGAGTCCGCCTGCGTGGATGAAGACCAATGGCAAGATGAATCATGGTGGGAAGCTTAAGGCTGAACATGGTGATACATGGGCGCGGTATATCGCGAAGTACGTGAGGGATTACGAAACACTTGGGATTCCGATTTGGGGGTTGAGTGTACAGAACGAGCCGGCTGCGGTTCAGACGTGGGATTCATGTATTTATGAGTCGGAGGATGAACGTGATTTTGTGCGTGATCACCTTGGGCCGGTGCTTGAAAAGGAAGGGCTGGACGATAAGAAACTGATTGTGTGGGACCATAATCGTGATTACTTGTTTGAGAGAGCGAGTACGATTCTTGATGATCCGGAAGCTGCGAAATATATCTGGGGTGTTGGGTTCCACTGGTATTGCAATGGGAACTTTGAAAATCTGAGTATGACGCAGGAAGCGTATCCGAATGTGAAGTTGTTGTTTACGGAGGGTTGCCAAGAGGGCGGGCCACATATCGGGTCGTGGGATATTGGTGAGCGGTATGGTTACAACATGATCAATGATCTGAACAACCATACGGTTGGCTGGGTTGATTGGAATTTGGTGCTCGATGAAACGGGCGGCCCGAACCATGTTGGGAACTTATGTAGTGCACCGATTATTGCAGACACCGAGAAACAAGAGCTGATTTTCCAGAGTTCTTACTACTATATTGGGCATTTTTCTCGGTTTATTGAGGCAGGGGCGAAACGCGTGCTTTGCTCAACGTGTGATCGTGAGATTCACGCAACAGCGATGGTGAATCCGGATGGCGAATGTGTCGTCGTGGTGATGAACCAAAAGGATGAGGCGAAGGCTGTTGAGCTTCGCGGTGTGAGTGATGAGATGATTGGGTTTGAGTTACCGGCTCATTCGATTGCGACGTTTGTTATGAAGTGA